The Buteo buteo chromosome 23, bButBut1.hap1.1, whole genome shotgun sequence genome includes a window with the following:
- the SNRPC gene encoding U1 small nuclear ribonucleoprotein C isoform X2 — MPKFYCDYCDTYLTHDSPSVRKTHCSGRKHKENVKDYYQKWMEEQAQSLIDKTTAAFQQGKIPPTPFSAPPPAGAMIPPPPSIPGPPRPGMMPAPHMGGPPMMPMMGPPPPGMMPVGPAPGMRPPMGGHMPMMPGPPMMRPPSRPMMVPTRPGMTRPDR; from the exons ATGCCCAA GTTTTATTGCGATTATTGTGACACGTACCTCACCCACGACTCG CCTTCCGTGAGAAAAACCCACTGCAGTGGCCGAAAACACAAAGAGAATGTGAAAGACTACTATCAAAAATGGATGGAGGAACAAGCTCAGAGCCTGATTGATAAAACAA CGGCTGCATTTCAGCAAGGGAAAATCCCACCTACACCGTTCTCGGCACCACCTCCCGCAGGAGCCATGATACCACCTCCTCCCAGCATCC CTGGCCCCCCGCGGCCTGGCATGATGCCGGCCCCTCACATGGGTGGACCGCCAATGATGCCAATGATGGGCCCACCCCCACCAGGGATGATGCCGGTTGGACCCG CTCCAGGGATGAGGCCACCAATGGGAGGACACATGCCGATGATGCCGGGGCCCCCGATGATGAGACCACCCTCCAGACCCATGATGGTGCCAACCAGGCCAGGAATGACCCGTCCAGACAGATAA
- the SNRPC gene encoding U1 small nuclear ribonucleoprotein C isoform X1 codes for MPKFYCDYCDTYLTHDSPSVRKTHCSGRKHKENVKDYYQKWMEEQAQSLIDKTIAAAFQQGKIPPTPFSAPPPAGAMIPPPPSIPGPPRPGMMPAPHMGGPPMMPMMGPPPPGMMPVGPAPGMRPPMGGHMPMMPGPPMMRPPSRPMMVPTRPGMTRPDR; via the exons ATGCCCAA GTTTTATTGCGATTATTGTGACACGTACCTCACCCACGACTCG CCTTCCGTGAGAAAAACCCACTGCAGTGGCCGAAAACACAAAGAGAATGTGAAAGACTACTATCAAAAATGGATGGAGGAACAAGCTCAGAGCCTGATTGATAAAACAA TAGCGGCTGCATTTCAGCAAGGGAAAATCCCACCTACACCGTTCTCGGCACCACCTCCCGCAGGAGCCATGATACCACCTCCTCCCAGCATCC CTGGCCCCCCGCGGCCTGGCATGATGCCGGCCCCTCACATGGGTGGACCGCCAATGATGCCAATGATGGGCCCACCCCCACCAGGGATGATGCCGGTTGGACCCG CTCCAGGGATGAGGCCACCAATGGGAGGACACATGCCGATGATGCCGGGGCCCCCGATGATGAGACCACCCTCCAGACCCATGATGGTGCCAACCAGGCCAGGAATGACCCGTCCAGACAGATAA